The genome window GGTTCAAAAGCATGTGGATGGAAAAATGTTCTTTCAGGATATCAATGTGCTAGGGCAGTCTCTGCGTTCTGAAGTACATGGCGAGTTAGATACACCAATCGACCAAATCGAGAGATTGAAACTTACCCATGTTCAGAACACCATCTCATTGGAGGTGCTTCCATTGAGAATGCCTTATGGTGCCAAGTTTTCATGGTTACTCGAAGGGCTTGACACCGAGTGGAGCCAGCCCACCAATACCCGCATCCTGAATTATACCAACCTGCCAACAGGCAATTATGTGCTGCGCATCAGGATGTATGACAA of Desulfonatronum sp. SC1 contains these proteins:
- a CDS encoding triple tyrosine motif-containing protein — translated: MFFQDINVLGQSLRSEVHGELDTPIDQIERLKLTHVQNTISLEVLPLRMPYGAKFSWLLEGLDTEWSQPTNTRILNYTNLPTGNYVLRIRMYDNSMLNIIDERLITIHKLPPFWETWWFLLIVTTFLLSGFYLSLKYYISLIREL